The Thermomonospora amylolytica sequence CGCGCCCACCTCGCCGAAGCCGTCGGAGGCCAACCGGTGGGCGTGCACCGCCATCTGGGTGAGCAGCCAGCTCGGCTTCGCGGTCAGGCGTGCGGGGATCTGTTCCACGGCAGCCACCCTACATCGTTGGCACAGCCAATGAATCCATGTATGGTTGGCTGCACCAATGTTGGCGTTGCCAACGAATGAGAAGTGTCATGTCCACGGACACGCTGATCGCTGACCGCATCGAGATCGCCGACCTGTTCACCCGCTTCGCGCTCCTGCTCGACGAGAAGCGGTGGGAGGACGCCGGCACCGTGTTCACCGACGACGTGGCGGTGCACTCGCCGCGCGGGGGCGAACTCCACGGCATCGACAAGGTCGTCGGCTTCATACGACAGGGCGAGGTCGAGGGGCGGCACGCCCAGCACACGACCACCGACCTGCTGGTGGACGTCGGCGGCGACCAGGCGGCCGCCTCGGCGAACTCGCTCGTGCACTACTACCGCGACGGCCAGGCGCCCCACTTCACAGGCGGCCTGCGACTGGCCGGCACCGCGGTGCGGACGCCGGCGGGCTGGCGACTCCGCGAGGTGCGGATCACGCCCGCCTGGACTTGTTCAACTCCGGCGCTCGACCGAGCCTGATCGCGAACGGGTCGATGTGGCTCTTGGCCACTCGTAGAGGGCTGTCACGTCCAGGCCGTCGGTCGAGAACGGCAGCCGGGCGACCACGGCGTCCACGCGATGATCGAGTAGCGCCGGACGCGGTTCGTTCCAGGCCAGATGCAGGGTTCGTACCTCGGGTCGGGTGTGTGCCGCAGCCTGGTCGGCGGAGCGTAGCAGCGCCGTGGCGAGCGGCAGGAAGACCTCGCCGACCTCCGTAAGGTGGTCGCCGTGGGGCGCGCTCGAACAGGCGGGCGCCCAGGGACCATCCCTGCGGGTGCGGGGCCGATACCTGCTGACCTGGGGCTTTAGAACGGGTGCCTGGTAATCCGCCAGTGGCTTCTGGGGTGCATGGGCCGGGGCGGGTTCCGGTTCCGGTTCGGCGTGGTGTTCACCAGCTGATTGTGGCCGCCACCGGCAGGTGGTCGCTGCCGGTGGCCGGCAGTACCCACGAGCTCTTCGGCTCCATGCCCCTGACCAGGATCTGGTCGATCCGCGCCACCGGGAACTTCGCCGGCCAGCTGAAGCCGAAGCCGTCCCCGGCCGCGTCCTGGGCCGAGCGCAGCCGCGAGGTGATGCCGGCGAACGCGCGGTCGTCCATGGTGCCGTTCAGGTCGCCGAGCAGCACCACCCGCTCGTTCTGCTCGGCGGCGACGGCCTTGCCGAGCGCCTGCGCGCCTCGGTCCCGGTGGGCCGTCCAAAAGCCCGCCTTGGGATTCACGCGTACGGACCCCAGGTGGGCCACATACACCGCCAGCGGCCCGTGTTCCGTGGCCACCGTGGTGCGCAGCGCCCGGTTGTAGGTCATCTTGACGTGGGCCGGCTTGGTGGCCGCCAGCGGTCCGGCGTCCATCTGGATGTCGACCGGCCGGGTGTCCGACAGCGGCAGTTTGCTCCACAGCCCGACCGTGCCCTGCACCGTGTGGTACGGGTACGCCTTCGCCAGCTCCTTCTCGTACGTGCCCCGGGCCTGCTGGGTCAGCTCCTGCAGTGCCAGCACGTCTGCGCCGGAGGCGGCCAGGTCGCGGGCGGTGCCGGCCGGGTCGGGGTTGCTGGCGCCGACGTTGTGGCTGGCCACGGTGAGGTCGCCGCCCGGGCGGGACTTGTCGCTGAGCAGCCCGCCGAAGAGGTTCAGCCACACCACGACCGGCAGCAGCAGCGCGGCCACCGCCAAGGCGGAGCGGCGCCACAGCGCCCCGGCCAGCAGCACCGGGATGAGCAGGCCGAACCACGGCAGGAGGGTCTCCACCAGGCTGCCGAGGTTTCCGATCCGGTTCGGGATCTGCGCGTGCAGCAGCATGATCAGGCCCAGCAGCAGCGCCAGCGCCGCGAGCACCGGGCCTCGCTTCCAGGGCCCCGGCCGGGCGCCGACGCGGATCGCCCGGCCGATGCCCGCGCGCCAGGTTCCGGCGTCGGCATCCTCGCGGCCGGCGCCGCTCTGTTCGGTCTCTGCAGTGTCCACTTGTGTCATCGTTCGTCCTCGCTCACCGCCGGTCGCTGCCGGATCCTAGGGTCCTGTGGGTGGGGTCGGCATAAATGCGCAGGCACGACGATCGATCGCATTGGTGCGCAGTTCGTAGTGCCAGGGCTCGTTCCGGTGGATCCGGCACAGCCCGTACTCGGCACCATGCTGGGACAGCCACGCCGTCGCCACGGAGCGCCCGATGCCGACCGCCTCCCCCGACATATGAGGAGACGTCGCCGCGGTGACCACCCATCCGGCAGCCTCGCCTTCGGACCCGTACTCGGCGACCTCCTCGCAAAGAAGCTGATCTTGGTACTCCGGGGAACGCCAACCGCTGTTGACGCAGAACTCGACTCCGTCGTCCGCGGCAGCCGTCGCAGCCCGGCGGAGGGCCTCCGGCAGACCCGGATCGAGGTCGGCCACAGCCGGAATCGCTTCATCGAAGCCCGTCACGCCGTCGGGGACGGCACCGTCGGCCTCGCCGAGCGCACCGTGGTGCTCACTGCGAGGAGCATTCGAGGGAGATGCGGCCGAGGGGGACGAGGGGGTGAGGACTTCGGCGCCTGGTAGCCGAGAGCTGCGGTGATCACTGCTATGACGGCTGTCAGGCCGACGACGATCAGCCGTCGCAGCCCGGCGGGTCGTTGTTCGTGCTGATGCTGGGTTTCGAGTCATGCCGCCAGTGAAAGCAACGCGGTGTTGCCAGCGCGTATGCGGTTTTCGATACGCCGACGATATGTGCCGACTCGTAGCCTTGAAGACACGCGTGTGTTGACTGCCCTGGCCGCTTTCGACGAGATCCGCAGCTACCGTCGTACCGGAAGATGAATCAGGGCAATGGAACCGGACCGGTATCTGCCCCGGCCGCCGGTCATGACCGGCAACGACGTGCGCCGTTGGCGGCAGTGGATGCGCGATCGCGACCGGGCAGCACCGCGGACGGTGCCACCGGCCCGATGACCTGGGAGGCGCCCGTCACTTGAGCGGGGCTACTGTTCGCAGACCACCCCGTCTCCGTCCCGATCCTGGTACCAGCCGTACTCCGGATCAGTTCCGCGGCGGTAGGGGCCGTAGCCGGCACGGTTGGCTTCTGCGCACGTGTCGAACATCGGGTCCGTCCTAGGCGCCGGTGGGGCGGGGCGCCGTGTCGGCCGCCTGGTCGTCGGCTTCGGCGACGGCTTCCGCGTCCGCGGCGGAGCGGGCCGGGTCGTTCTCGGGACTGCCGTGGTGGGCGCCGTCGTCGGCGTCTGTGTCTGCGTCTGTGTTGCGGTGGCGATGGGCGACGTCGTTGTGGGAAGCGGGGCTCGGGAGGCGGCCGTCGTCGTCTCCTCGGGTGGGGGCCCGGCCAACAGCCCGATGATGAGGATCGCGAAGAACAGCAGGATGAGGCTGCCGCATCCGATGCCGGTCGCGAGCAGGCATCCGTTTCCTCGCGCTTGCGGGTGCTGGGCCGATTGGTGCACGTGCTCTCTCTCCCCAGGGGTCAGAGGGATTCGGCATAGGACGTGCGGCCCAAGCCCTGGGTTGTCCTGCTGTTGAAGTGAGGCGAACGCCTGAAGATCGTTGCACCTTCAGACCCGAATCTTGATCTACATCGTAAAGGTGGGTGCTCGTAACAAGGAGAAAGCCCGCATCATGGCGCCCGAATGTCAAGCCGACCGGCTCTCAAGTGCGGGAACGGGAGAGCCTCAGTTCGTAGCCATGCTCTCGGCCGGCCCGGGTGAGCGGGCGGCCGCCGCTGGTGGCGGCGTTCCACAGCCAGGGCTGGACGCGGTGAAGGTCGGCGGCGTGGATGACCTGACGGAGGGCCAGGCGGAGGTGTTGCAGGTCCTGGAGGCTGTGCGTGGCATGGTCCAGTGCACGCTGGCGGCCCTCATGGGCGGTCGACCGGGACTTTCGGGAGGGTGCGGTGCGGCTGGTGGCCGAGACCGGCAAGCCGATCGCGCAGGTCGCCCAGGACTCGGGTATCAACGCGGGCACGTTGGCGAACTGGGTGGCGCGGGACCGCCGCCATGGGGGTGACGGTGCTCTCAGTGAGGATGAGCGGGCCGAGCTGGCCAGGCTGCGGCGGGAGAACAATGACGGTCAAACGATCGAGAGGCCTGATCGTCGTGGTGACGATCAGGCCTCTGACCTGCTTCTCCGTGTCGGGATGGCGGGATTGAACCCACGACCCCTTGACCCCCAGGACGGTGGGGGAGCGGTCTCCGCAGCTCAGCCCATGATTCGAACGTACGTACGGAGTTCGGCGACTAGGGTGATGCTCGCCCGGATGCATCGCGTGTGGTCCCCATCTGGTCCCCAGAACTGGCCCGTTGGCGGGCAAGGGGTTCGTTCGCCAGTCGCAGCGCGTAGGCGTCCGTCTCATCGATCTCAGAGACCGCCTGTCGGGCAGCGGCCTGCTCTCCTTGCTCACGCAGCAGACGCACAAGAAGGTACAGGGCGGTCTTGTCTCCGTGCTGAGCACGGTGGCGAAGCTCGCCGTCCCGGCCCTCCTCGTACAGCAGCCGACCCAGCCGCCGCCGCGCGTGCCGGTCGGTCTCAGCCAGCATGGCGAGCTCGTCAAGGCGGCCCGCCCTCGCGAGCAGGTCCATGTACCACAGATGCGCATCGTGTCTGACGAAGTTGCGGCTGTCGCACTCGGCGACAGAGCTGATCACCGAGATCGCCTCATCCCAGTCACCGCGCTCCTCCGCTGCGCGTACTGTGTCTGCCCAGCCTTTCACCATGCCAGTATGACGACGCCTGCGGCTGGCTTCTGGCCTTGCCCGGGGCTCCTGGCTATTCGTCCGGCGGGTATTCGTACCTGGTCTCCAAATGGTGTCCTCATCGGCCCTACGAGGGATCGCAACAGCTCGTGATGTCCGTCCAGGCTCCGGGCTAAAGCTGGACGGTTCCGGACTTGCGCGGGGGCGGGGGCCGCTAGCCTGAACCGGCGAACGGGCTGGCGCTGTCGCCTGCCCGCATGGCCCGAGGGGCGGCCCCCGCGAGGGGTCCCCGTGCAAGGCGGGAACCGGTCAGCGGCACCACGCCCGGCCCCCCGGCGCTCGACCCCGTGGCGGCCTGCACGGTGCGTGCGACTGAGCGCGGCCCGGGACCGGTCCTCCTCCTGTGGGCGAGCCGACCGGCTGTCGGCCGGTCTCCCGGTGGAGCGCCAGCGGAGGGCGGGAGCCGGCGCCGAGTCGGCCGCCCGTGCGGCCCGCTTGCCGGGCCGCCTTGAAGACGTACAGAAAGTTCTCACAGACGCCGCTGCGCCTAACTGTGGGCTATCGCTCCGTTCGGCTCATGATCCGATCACCACCACGCCGCGTCCTCACCTGCTCGGTGAGCAGGTGCCGGCACCCGCTAAAACAGTCGAGCGCTTCCACTGCTGCTGTTGCCGTTGCCGGCGAGCACATGCGGTTCATTTATTTAGTCAAGGGGAATCCGAAGACGCTCGCCCAAGCAGGTACTCAAACTTCTGCGGGAACATCTTTATCCCGAATCGATGCGCGATCTCGGCGAGAGAGGTTTCGGAGATGTCGTAGAGATCAGCATCCCCAAGGTCGGGCAACCCCGTCAAAGATCTCGCATCTTCGTCAGAAAGGCCCGGGAGTCTGTGCTGTACGCAGAATTCTCCCGACTTCCGATCAAAACCTTCCAGCACCCATAGAGTCACTGGCAATCTCCTATGTTCGCGCCCAGGCAAAGTTCTCGTATCTCGACGCATGGCTGAGAGCTGGTGGTCTGATCAGACGCCCAGCACTCGGAGGACTCCGCCGAAGCTGTGGACCAGGGACGCCAGGATGGCCTTGCCCTTCTCAGCTGTGCCGAGCGATGGGCGGCCGATGACACCGCTTGCCGTGTAGGCCTGCATTCCCTCGGTCAGCAGGTGCCTGCGGTCGTTGGCGATCCAGTCCGCGGACTCGTTCCCGTCGCGCACCAGCTCGGGGTGAGCGTGCAGGAGGATGGAGGTCTCCAGCTCTCCGGCGTGCATGTCCTCGTGCATCGTGGTCTGAAGGTTTGCGGCTGAACGGGCGTCCCGCCAGTCGTCGACGGTGGGGAACAGCGCCATCCGGTTGCCTTCGGCGTTGGACTCCTGGACCACGTTGCTCAGCACATGGTTCCCGCCGTGACCGTTCACCAGCACCAGGGCGGAGATCCCGGAGCGCTTCACTGAGGCCGCGATGTCGGACACGACCGCGTACAGCGTCCTGGCGGAGATGCTGACGGTCCCGGGCCAGGTGCTGTGCTCGTGGGAGCAGGACACCGTGATCGGCGGCAGCATGAGCAGCGGGTACGTTGCGGCGAGCTCCCGGGCGATGGTCACCGCGACGACCGTGTCTGTGATCAGTGGGAGATGGCTGCCGTGTTGTTCGAAGCTGCCGATGGGCAGGACAGCAACCTGGGCGTTGCGTTCCTGCTCCTCCGTGCTGGTCGAGGTCGGCAGCAGGTGATTCACAGACGGACATCCCTCATATTCATACGTCAGCCAAGGGGACCGTGTGGACGGTTGACCACTTATAGATGTGGTCTTCTCGGCGGAGCAATACGAGTTCCACTTGGGAGACTTGGACATCGACTGGCGGCAGGCCCCGTAGGGACTCCACTGCTGTGATCAACTCCTCGGCAGGCACCTTGCTGTTGCAGTAGGCGATTCCGATGTGCGGCCGGAACTCTGATTCCTTGCATGCTGCCCCGCGTACGGTCCTGACGGCCTTCTGCAGACGCTGGTGCAGCTTCACGACCGGTTCCCAGGGGGCGACGCTGAAGCGTACGGCACCGGGTGAACCGGCCAGCGGCCCCACCGTCAGCGTGAAGGGCTCAAGGTCGGCGCATGAGCGCATGCCTGCTGCCGCCACTAGGTCTACTTCATCGGCCGACAGCTCGTTTGACCAGCCGATCTTTGGCAGCGTGAGATGCAGGCCATCGAGCGGCACCGGGTCAAGGTAGGACAGCCGTAGCTGATCCTGGCAGTAGCCGGCAAGCTCCTGTAGGTCTGGAGAACTGAACGTCAGGTACCAGTAGTAGGCCTGTCGATTCGGGGTCCAGCCTGGGCGATCCCAGTGATCTTTCATCGAGGTCAGCTCCGCAAAGCGGAGCCAATCCTCATGCTGGGGGGACAGTGTTGAGCCTTGGGTCACCGGCGCTCCGCGGCTCGCAGGGTCTCGGCTACTTCGACGATCTCGGGCAACTTGCTCCAACGCGAGGCGACGGACAAGAACTCTCGGCTTCGGCTGAGTACCGAGGTGATCGGACGCTCAGCCGAGATGGTCAAGGCGTCTGTGACGAGCCGTCCGGCCTGTTCCGGCTCTGGCCGCTCGGCGACCACCAGGGCAGTGGCGATGTCCAGCCGCACCAAGGACTGGCTCCAGCAGGACTGTGACGACTCGAAGACAGGCATCGCCTGGTCAGCGTACTCCTGAACCCGTTCCGGCTGGCGGAGAGCCACGTAGGCCGTCGCGGCGTTGGAAGCCGTCCGGGCCTGGCTGTACAGGCCGAAGGAGATGCAGGGAGAGACCCCGGGTACCGGCTCGAACCGGTCAGACAACCGGAACGCACGGGACACAGCCTCATCGACACCCCTGGCGTCTCCGAGCTTCGCAAGGGCTCGGGCCTCTCCGTTGATGGCAAGGCATACGGCTTGGGGACCGGTCCTCGCGTAGCGCTGACCATCTCGCGCGAGGTCGGCGGCCCGGCGGTAGTCGCCCATGTAGTAGGCGCAGAAACTCTCTGTTCCCCGCGCCCACGCTTGCATGTCTTGGTCTCCGACCAAGTCGCCCAGTTGGAACGCCTCGGCGCAATAAGCCTTCGCTGCGGAAAACTTGCCGAGATTGACCGCCATGTACCCCAACAGACCTGAAAGCTTCGCTGCAATCCCGTAAAGGCGTTCCCGTTGCCGAGGTGGCTGCCGTCCGTCCAGCAGTTCGGTGACAAGGCGACGTTGACGCACCACCCGAGAAACCAGAGTGGCTGGTCCTGCAGTCTCGTACTCCTCCACGATGAGCTGTATGACCTCGTCAAGATGGTCGAGGGCCGCATCACTCGTGTTGCTGTACGTCAGCGTCTGGACCCGCTCGGCAATGTCAAGGGGAGACTCCAGCTCTTCCGGAGGGCTGGAACCGATGGTCTGTGCAGGCGCTTCCGTTACGCCGCCATGATCTGCGGCATA is a genomic window containing:
- a CDS encoding D-alanyl-D-alanine carboxypeptidase family protein, giving the protein MTGFDEAIPAVADLDPGLPEALRRAATAAADDGVEFCVNSGWRSPEYQDQLLCEEVAEYGSEGEAAGWVVTAATSPHMSGEAVGIGRSVATAWLSQHGAEYGLCRIHRNEPWHYELRTNAIDRRACAFMPTPPTGP
- a CDS encoding DUF7683 domain-containing protein, with amino-acid sequence MRRDTRTLPGREHRRLPVTLWVLEGFDRKSGEFCVQHRLPGLSDEDARSLTGLPDLGDADLYDISETSLAEIAHRFGIKMFPQKFEYLLGRASSDSP
- a CDS encoding 2'-5' RNA ligase family protein, yielding MTQGSTLSPQHEDWLRFAELTSMKDHWDRPGWTPNRQAYYWYLTFSSPDLQELAGYCQDQLRLSYLDPVPLDGLHLTLPKIGWSNELSADEVDLVAAAGMRSCADLEPFTLTVGPLAGSPGAVRFSVAPWEPVVKLHQRLQKAVRTVRGAACKESEFRPHIGIAYCNSKVPAEELITAVESLRGLPPVDVQVSQVELVLLRREDHIYKWSTVHTVPLADV
- a CDS encoding endonuclease/exonuclease/phosphatase family protein → MTQVDTAETEQSGAGREDADAGTWRAGIGRAIRVGARPGPWKRGPVLAALALLLGLIMLLHAQIPNRIGNLGSLVETLLPWFGLLIPVLLAGALWRRSALAVAALLLPVVVWLNLFGGLLSDKSRPGGDLTVASHNVGASNPDPAGTARDLAASGADVLALQELTQQARGTYEKELAKAYPYHTVQGTVGLWSKLPLSDTRPVDIQMDAGPLAATKPAHVKMTYNRALRTTVATEHGPLAVYVAHLGSVRVNPKAGFWTAHRDRGAQALGKAVAAEQNERVVLLGDLNGTMDDRAFAGITSRLRSAQDAAGDGFGFSWPAKFPVARIDQILVRGMEPKSSWVLPATGSDHLPVAATISW
- a CDS encoding nuclear transport factor 2 family protein, which encodes MSTDTLIADRIEIADLFTRFALLLDEKRWEDAGTVFTDDVAVHSPRGGELHGIDKVVGFIRQGEVEGRHAQHTTTDLLVDVGGDQAAASANSLVHYYRDGQAPHFTGGLRLAGTAVRTPAGWRLREVRITPAWTCSTPALDRA
- a CDS encoding creatininase family protein, which translates into the protein MNHLLPTSTSTEEQERNAQVAVLPIGSFEQHGSHLPLITDTVVAVTIARELAATYPLLMLPPITVSCSHEHSTWPGTVSISARTLYAVVSDIAASVKRSGISALVLVNGHGGNHVLSNVVQESNAEGNRMALFPTVDDWRDARSAANLQTTMHEDMHAGELETSILLHAHPELVRDGNESADWIANDRRHLLTEGMQAYTASGVIGRPSLGTAEKGKAILASLVHSFGGVLRVLGV
- a CDS encoding excalibur calcium-binding domain-containing protein; translated protein: MFDTCAEANRAGYGPYRRGTDPEYGWYQDRDGDGVVCEQ